A window of Belonocnema kinseyi isolate 2016_QV_RU_SX_M_011 chromosome 10, B_treatae_v1, whole genome shotgun sequence genomic DNA:
AcgtattttaaaagatgaaaatctattttaaagggttttaaaggattttaaaagattttaaaataagtcaatttcgtaagatttcaaaaggtttaatgaaatttgaaaggatttctaaatattatcaaggattttaagagattccacgaaattttaatggcttttaaaaggttttaatggattttaatacattttaagcaattttaagagattccgaaagatttccgcggatgttaaagatttcaatgaattttagaagatttccgaagattttaaaagatcttgtagcatttcaacatatttcacagaatttcaaccatttcaacagattttcagagattttaaggaatttccattgattttaaaggattataaaggattttcagagatttcaaaataagtcacgacattttaaaagacttcaatgaattttaacattattaaatgGGTTTCGATGTTTTCACGGAATTGCAaaggatttttagagatttcgaGAAATATTAATAGATTGATAATatattgtaagggatttcaagagagtCGGGAAGATTCCcatggatttttaatatttcaataaaatttcatgattttccaATCTGTCAATTTTGAGTCATCAACTGTCattctatgatttaaaaaaaatagtatagaaCAAGCATTCAAGATTTATGATTAAGATAGAGGAAATTAAGTATGCTTTGTAACTTATTTAGACTTACCTGAATTGTGAGAGTAATGGGAGCACAGCATTCGGTTTGGCCATAGCCTTCGACTATGAGACATCCTAGGGCACACCTTGCAAATGTGAGAACATTTCCTGCTAAGGGTGCAGAACCAACAACCATGAGTCTTAATCTACCTCCCAtaccatcttgaatttttttgaaaacgagCTTGTCCCACATACTGTTCTTTCTTATTATACACTTTTTGATTTCACCCTCTTTTGCTCGCAATCCCATGTTGAAGAGCATCCTCTTCAAGCAAGAACTTTGAAGTTCAGCTTGCacctaaaaaaagtaattattgacttctttatttaaatgaatcatGAGTCAGAGGGATGATTGTTCATCCCCCTTTTTTAACtgatttgtttttaaactgataatttaaatgtttaaatatagttttttggaataactcttcaataattaatcattaattaaacgCTCATAAGCTAATAAGAGGAGATATGATATTTACAACTAGGAAAACCCGGAAATTGGGTAGGAGAAAATTAATCGACACCCCGTCAACCGCTATGATCCCTAAAATCACAAATCTTCTTCAATTTCCGGTTTCATTGCTTTTAGGAAAAATTGTCTAACCAGGATCTCTAGATTATTTACATTGCTTCTGATTTTGATCTTTACAACTCTTCAAGTGCCAAGATCTACTTGGCGACATGAAATAAAGTTCTTAGTTACAAAGTAAGAATAGTTGGATAGATAATACTTATAGTAATAGGAAAAAGAATCCACTGCATTTTCTAATTCTAATCTGGAGTGTTTccttttgaaaatgaaaagagaCAAAAAgtactgaataattttttatttcagcttttGTTCATGGTTAGGCGATAACGAATCGCTTCAACACGAGCTTTCAGTTTCAGGGCTATTCGGGAAGCAAAACTTCTATGTGCCAATTCACCCCACCTGTTCAAAGTTCTTGCTACCATGCCATTTCCGGAAAGTAAGAGTTGCATCTACCTCTGGCACATCGCTTAGAGCTTGCGCAGTATTGACAAGATctctactttaatttaaaactaggTGTGATATCATcaatagggaatttttttaaattatttgaagatttatcataaaAATGACCGATAAAGTAAAATGAGAGTTAACCATAATTTTTCTTGgatcttaaagtttttgttttggtttaattattcaaataggggaaatatattaattatagaaggctgatttttgaaattgtagaCATTATCTCCCCTATTGTAAGGATTCGCAAAATTGTTGTCACCTCCTTTCCGACCTCTTACCCaagatttgatatttttacttaatatatcggcaatatatcaattattttcaatttaagcgagatttcgaaagatttcaagggattctaagatatttgaaacatttctacggatttgaaaggattttaaccgatttcaagtgattttaaggtatttaaaatgtttttaaaaaatgtcaagagtttgaggaaatttccaagtaaaatttCAGACGACATAtcaaattttcaatggattttacaAGACTTTAGGGACTCGAAGGATTTTTAGGGATTTGAAGCGCTAAAAAATTATTGCCGcgcattttaagtgatttaaatggattttgagagattttaaggatttttaaaagcttctgaaatattatcaaagatgCCACGGgatttgaaaaggttttcaatgatttcaagagatACCAAAGTATTTTCACGGAATTTGAAGTATATCATGGgatattaataagattttaaagattggaaggattttgaagggattttcaaatattccacgggatttcaaaaggtttccaaagattaaaaaaaaaaatgtaatggttttaAAAGGAATGTAAAGAGTTCCTGACATTACACGAGACTTCACGAAGgatgtacaccagatttcaagaatGGTTAACTCTTCGACTCTATATTTACTAGTGCTTAATAATGCTTCATAAAACGTATTTACGTGTAATAACACtcctcgatttttaaaattttaataagtatccttattaaaaatatatttcacatgatgatttgtcttaaaattattattgtggcaagattaatattattttatatttttgtgaagtacaagttgatcaaaaattaatattaactagCTTTCAAGAAATCTTTCAGGAGTATttagtgcaaaattttttttccactaaGAAATGTTTATATCATTCATTTGTAAGCAGTTTAAACTCGAGTTCAATATTAAATATTCCGAAACCTatttattgtttgtattttttaatcaaataaaacagtatcaaaatttacttttataatatgCGCGTAATAATTGTGTAATAATGTTAAATGGTGCGTAGTAATGCGGCATAAGCATAATAATACGTAATAATGGTATAAAAAGTAACTGCAAaaaccaaaaaaggtttgaatcggcatatcaaaaaaaatatagaggacagtactcgaatatgagatattctcgtaatatgagaaagcggggtatcagctaaactgagaaacccactctgttggttctatcactaacttgtagcccttgcagaaggagtaatttcgtggtacagtctatttttcattgggcttctaaagattataggcgaactttttgtgaaatcgatggtggtcgagtttttggaagggaattctttaaaccatatttattattcattaaatatttatttagcagtaaagttgcACAAGTCAGGCATAGCAAGtacatagttgcacggtgtggttctcataatataagatacctgtggtttttgtaacactgtggctgcgcgggtgaaattggttacaaaagtgtttgtgactactgcaaaaactaaatatatctgaatagcagtaaatttatacttcggaaacatagaatgaagtttttcattaaaaataatactttattttgcattttattagttatttcctggggtatctcacattatgagaatagtttgaggAGTTtggaaaaagtacttttttacattctttgtattttcaccttgaaaaaaatttttaatacaattttttatttgagcttcttatgacaaactaaatttcctttaaaatgacctatattacttttaatttcagtacatagaatttcgagaatcacgccaaacagagttggtatctcatatttgggtactctcctctatataaaGAGGAAACTTATTTCAGAAATCCCCCTCTCCCTACCAATCAAGGATTCGTGAGATTTTCTATACACCCTCCTTTCTGAAAAAGCCTTACATAAGTAATGAACGCTCCcaaacgaaaaattgaaaagtgtatatatatatgaaaGGCAGGTCAGGGAAGAGACGTATACAACGGACGACAGTCTTAAAAAAATGGGATTGATTTTTATAGATTAGATTTCTTTAGGCAAGAGCCCTTCCAGATTCTATTTACGATCGTGAGTTCCTGAAAAGTCAAGGTCGCAATTATTTTTGATAAGATAGGCTCGGCTTTACTTCTGGTCGCCCACGCTTCGTCGAAtttctttttcatatatttcaagtTCAAGTTGAAGCAATTGcgttatttttaaatctagagGAAAGTTTgggtttttttacaaattaaatgagGCATAATTCCATGCTgtataaacaaaaagtataactGGATTCAAACCCAAGGCAAAGTTTTTGCTATTTATGTTTTTGGCTTGTTAGCTTTAGTGTACCTTCGCATTTgagagatttgaaaataaaattgagaacCTCGAAAATGATTTATGACTGAATAGGACTCGCAAATTTTACAATGAAATTCcagaaatgtatatatttttaaattttaatagaaaattttgttcaatcttttcaaatttcaatttatttgtaatctttactcaaaattctcatttttaaatttaaaaaaaatttagacgtttttttttttagtttttaattcaacaattttgtaatgaAACGTTTCAAGACGAGTAAGAGCAATTCCAAGTAAAATCATCCGAAGAATTTCATATATTGttcgtaatttttataaaacgttTAACATCTATTCTCTTAAGTGTTGACAGAAAAaccatgaaataatttttttaactttaaaaacttaggagagattaaaaattaaaaatattgatccttttttaacattcataaatttgatattttaatggtattgaaacttttttttattattcataataaggcgtcgttttgaagaaatatttttgaaagactCCGATTTTtcagacataaatttttaatcccaatttttaaagaaaaaaaattggttttagtctttatctgtattaaaaaaatttttgattgaaaaaaagcaATTCTTTGCATTgagtgaaatttcatttaatcaaaGAACCTGCTATTTGACTCAGGCTTTAACCTCGCCCCTTTTCTGGATGACAGATGTATCGTCTCGACTTATGTGATGAATTATTTCTCGAAGACTAAGGAAGATtccatttttagattttcagggcttttaaaattaagttattttttgttgttgaaaaatacagataattttagaaaattttgtagtaaaaaaagtatttcctcaaaactgcttttttattacgcatcaattaaaaaaacatacatcTTAATATTATTCAAACGCGTAATATAACGCATACTAGACATTTTATAAGAAATACTAacaatagatgaaattcttcatatgatttgaaatagaatttctTTTAACCGTAAATGTAATGTAatgaagattttagaaagatttttgagacaacttttttctgaatttgaaaattctatgtacggatatttatagtattaaaaggaacaaacaatttatccttatgacttttttcgataaaaaaaaattctcagagttatagcgttttcaaaatctatttattaaccgaaaatcaaaatttgaagccgaaaaacgcacgatatgaaaaaaagtcaagagaagaaaaacatttctttttgtaagctctacaagattatcataaccaatttttatattttcttcaaaaatcgaaaattcaaattttgattgtacaaaaaataatgaaaaataaaataactttcgacaaaatcaacgaataaaattcatctttagcacacttttttaggtcctgaaagaaaggacaagttcgtgaaccagcgatttttgatagaaattcaaaaagtgagcgcattttgaaaatttttgagacaacttttttctgaatttgaaaattctatgtacggatatttatagtattaaaaagaacaaacaatttatcctaatgacttttttcgatgaaaagaaaattctcagagttatagcgttttcaaaatttttttaattaaccgaaaattaaaatttgaagccgaaaaacgcacgatatgataaaaagtcaagagaagaaaagcatttctttttgtaagccctaaaagattatcataactaatttttggattttcttcaaaaatcgaaaattcaaattttgattgcacaaaaaataatggaaaaaaaatccattttgtggacaaactatgtaggatacgaaaaaagatgaattaacaaaaatggttatcccaaaaaagatatagaatttcgttaagaatcacttcttgataggacgcgtacattttgttttattcgtgaaaaataacgttgaaaaaaataaaattaaaaaaaatgtgtggaaaaacgacgaaagttacgagaaaaaaaaatccaacaaaaacctgtttacaaatgtctgtcggaaattgaGCACGCACCCCGAGTGTCACGAtaaaaatgtgtacctcaaagcctatagagctttgagaaacttaatctttgactatacttaattaagtagacaattcagaatatgaagacgcatataaatactgccatctaaaagagatctttttgataaagtttttcctaagcattccaaatacaaagaataaatatccgagcgcgaagcgcgaggtgtaattatgttcgagcgcgaagcgcgagattcaaccgtcgcgcgccctaggcgcgcgaTGAGGATGTGCCCCCtacgcgggcagattttttctgtttaatagtattatttttgaataaaataaataagccTATATTCTTCAGATTATTTCCATTTCCATTCGATTATTACATGCACATTGTGCATTTAGGCCCATATATTTTTTACGCAGGTTTGTGAAACTGATCCATACACTcatattgaaaacatttaaaattattattattttaaattcacgaaTTAAAACGctcaaaattaaacgatttctatttgctaacattgaaaaaataatcctttaattttaagcattattttactgatttttttttttagaatggacaattttaaattaagtgtttcgaacgaaataatttaaactaaagcGTTCAACATTGTacagcataaaaatattttcagtctgAAGCaccaatagttgaattaattGTTTGATAATTGTGAGtcattaaaatttgcaattactAAATTTACAATCTTGCACGTAACAATTATTGCCATTGTTCcattttgtactgaaatttttgaatttcaaaaagtataaatgacAATTGGCAAATAGTtaattgtaattgatttaaattcaaatcactCAACTTTAAATGGTTCCaggatataaaaaagattttaatttcagaattttaatttaaatagtgttCAGTTTGGAACGAAATTtagaatcgttcaattttcaatgtgtcCAATTTAAAATGATGTACTGAAAAATGAGGAATGAactgaaaattgctgaattttcagtGTTTCCAAATCACGAAAGAAACCGAGAAATAATCgatcatttttaagatttcgtagcctggcagaaacccttatagtttcggtaGAGTATCCGTCCGTCATCCTTATTTTCCCATGAAAGTAAGAGAGAagaggggaagtagaggaagtcCCTAGCCGACTTTACACCGTACTATATCCTACCAGGCGTGCGATTCTACCCCGTACCCTAGAATCCTACATGGTTTTACGCGGTAGCTTAGCTGACTTTACCCCACACTTAGATAATTTTATCCCGTAGCCTAATCGACTATACCCCGTACCTTAGCCAACTTTACCCCGTACCCAAGGAGGAGTGCATGGAACGGGAAATAGGAAGTGTGCGAGGAGTGAGAGGGATGAGTAAAGGGGCGAGAGCGGATATTTGGGCTATCTAATTAATGTCCTGAGAAGCTACTAAACTCTTTATTTTAGGCGCATAGCTCCTACTTTGAATAATTGTTTTCATGCATTTTAAATGCCTACCACTgtggctttaaaaaattttctcacctTGTCGTAAAGGCGATTTAGTAATCTGGGAACGGCTGGCATAACAGTGGGCCTCAGAGCTTTCATGTCGTCTGAGAGCCTTTTTATATCACCACTATAAAATCCTACTGCTCCACCAACCATGTACATCCCATTTTCACAACACCTTTCCAACATGTGTGCAAGAGGTAGAAAACTGATCATAGTATCCGAAGACGCAGGTTTATGATCTCCTAACTGAAGAATCACAGCACAGACACCTGCCATAACATTTTGATGAGTCAACATTACTCCCTTGGGGTTTCCCGTTGTACCGGATGTGTAGCATATCGTGCACAGATCTAGTGGTTTTGGTGGCACTTCAGGGTGGTTCCTTTGAGCCCCTAATCGTTCAACGTCGTCGAACCTCAAGAGCTCGACTCCTCTGTTTTTCGCCCGTTGGTTCGTCGCAGGCCTTGTTTCTTTTAtaacgattaattttcttaagCATCTGGAACAGACAGAATCAGTTCGTCATTCGGTTGggtttttctaaagaaaattatgGCGTTATTTCAAATTATGTGATGATTGGCAATTGCCAAATTAGCAGTcagcaattttgaagaaaaaaacatggaaaaagtcagggaatttctgtaagaagaactttagtaactgtcaagaataatcaAGCCACCCACACAGTCACGTTTAGTTGCCTTTTTAGGTTTTCGTAGACTCGAATAGAAACTAGTATAGTTTATTTCGGGTGTCTGTCCTTCAGTCCGTCTATCCGCCGTACTTTTTCCAATGAGGAGAAGTGGGAGAAATAAGGGTCAGTAAGGTAGGTAAAGTAGGGGAATTGAGGGAAAATTAGGAAAGGGGTTGTGAGGGATGATCGCGGGAAGGGGAGTAGGAGCAGTGAGGAAAAATGGGAGGTAGGCCATTGAGGAGAAACACAAGATGGTGAAGTAGGAATAATGTGGGGAGAAGAAGTAGGGGGCATTAGGGAAAGTTTGGAAAATGTGAGGAGGGAAACTAggcaactaaataaaaatatcactattAAATACAGGTCCATGCATATTTCTaagtttcttgaattattttggaatatttagcGTATTTTAGAAGGTCCGAAGGAATTTCTTagggatttcaataatttgacaaaattctaaatgatttaaaagattttagggtatttttaaagtatCCAAAGAatattcaagagctttacaaaattgcAAGGTATTTTAACAGgcttcaagggatttctaaagattttaagaggttttaagtGTTTGAGGATATTTAATAAATgttcaaagatttgaatgattttacggcgttttaaaaaattctcaaggaaaatttctgaagaatctaacggttttaagggattttaaaggattttaaaagttctgaaggtatctaaataaattttccaaggtttcagaaaatttcagatttcatgtaatttgacggatttttataatattttaattgagttcaaagaatttattcacaagagaATTGATTTTTCCCgttggatttcaaaatattctaaatatttctatagatttccaaagattttgaaaaactttaaagtttttaaaatatttcaaaagatcccATGAAGTTTATTAGTGATTTCAATCATTAGAAGGAGCTTCAGAGAATTGTATAAatgttagggtattttgaaagattctaagaaattttaataaatttcaagggatttcaaaagatttcaaatgattgaacATATGTTATGGGGTTTTaagtacattttaataatttaaagtgatttcaaagatttgagggtatttttaaaaattacaagaaatttacaAAAGCTGTAGAAACTATTAAGGGATTTCGgaagacttgaaatatttttttttaattccagggGATTTacaggagctttaaaaaatggcaagagattgcaaaagatttaaaaagatttaaaatacttcatggtattttaaataattgtgaggaatttaacatttatttaagtaatttaatggaatttcgaaGGAATGTTTGattaagttcaataatttataggGGTTTCAAGAGGCTTGTAATATTTAGGgcatttcatataaaatttctaagacattttcaagagttttaaacaatttaaaaggatctataaagtttttaaatacttgtaaagATTCCTAGGGCctttataatatttccaaaagggttcaatgatttcaaggcatttttaaagcccttaaaatatttgaataaatttccagaatttcgggAATTATCaggttttatataattttacgggacttttaaatattttaatgattttcgaagaatttatttacaaacaaaattagaTATTTTGTAGAGTTCcaaaggtttcaagagattttcaaatattttttcccaattcatttgaattgattcaaaaattcttattaaattattctgaattctttttaattatttggaattctctgcgatttttttaattctcctgaattcttctaaattcatgcAATTCTATTCAgttgaatgaataaaattaaaaacgtgCTTTGTTTAATTCGACGCAGAGCGCTTtaaattcactttgaatttttatataaaaaaactcataaaaatataGTCAAATTCATTTTGTCTGAGAAATTAGACACTTTTGGTCACTTTTGGTACGTCGGATTTACGTCCTTTTAGCGTATTAATAGGCTACGAAATCCTTTTTTATAGGCGCGCGACGCCTACTTGTCTAATTTGTTCAGGTAAATTAGGCTGCGACAACCTTcagtataataaattaaaagctcacaaatataattaaaaagtgatatttttatatttacacaagTTGCCATATTAAAAACGTTACAAGATTAGAATCTTGGTCatgaaatattaatgtttagggaAAATAAAACTTAGTAAGAAAAAAGAGagggaattttggaaattaagttttgcgACCAGCTATATATCCATTGAAGATaagccatttttaaatttagttatgtGGATTCTTACCTCGGTGCTTTGTCTAGGAGAAGATTACATTTCTTGTCGTCCTCACAGACGACCAAACTAATATCAGCCTGGTTGATAATGTAGGCACAGGCATCGGGTCCTAATGTATCGTAAAGTGGAACGACAACAAGGGAATAGGTGTAGCAGGCCTGCTCTGTAAGGATCCATTCTGGACAATTTTGGCTGTAAAGTCCCACTAGAGTTTGTGGTCCAGGTGACAATCCACAACACACGAGGCCTGAACCGAAGTTCTTCGCCCTAAGAAGTGTTTCGTTGTAATGAATCCATTGATAGGGCTTGCTGGGGTTCTCCCGCCATCCGAGACACGGTCCATTGTCtattgaggaattaaaaaaaatttatattttcgtttcaTTACACTCATCGCGAAACAAAGTGAATGAGCCCGAGGGCTCATTCACTTTTGCAATCATTTAAATTCCGCGATCCCAAAATTTCAGTATCAAACTCAATCTAGGCTTCTGGTACTTTTTCACAGTATTAAGTAGGTAAAGCGCGTTTTTTTCGTTAAAGCGGTTTGTTGAGGAGTCCTCATGAAAATTGCAAATGTAATTAGAATGTGTTTGAAAGAAGTTTCAAAAATCGTGTTCGCATAGAATGATCCAtcccattttattttaaagcaaaatatccaACGGTAAAGCTGATCTAGATAAAACTCggagtaagttaaaaaaaagaagcttCTATCATTAATAGGTTCCGAgttatgacttttcaaacaaatccaatttttccgaaaaaaggtACAAATCTAACATAAAAATGTTGTTGGTGTTAATTCAAATGGAATAATTTTGAgtaattctagaaaaaatgccTGAGTCCCAATAGGTAACAAGTTATGGCCTCTCAAAGTTGACCAATTATTCATGGAAAATTATTCGTgttcagttttttctaaattcttcgtTGGCATCACAGAGTACGTTGTAGTGCAAACAATTTTGCGTAAATCTACTTCTTTTTAGCTTAGAAAtagcaaaaaagtgtttttgaaagGCTACAAATTACGTTACGACCTCTTTGGGATAcgtcattttttcttaaaattgttcgaaattgcaaaaaattaatttagcctttttttcaaaaaaaaattatctttcttggaaAAGTCAGAACTCGGCACCTATCAGAAATAAAAGTTTCTTATTGTTTAGCTTTCTCAGAAGtttgcatattttaatttttttctgttggatattttcttccaaaatataaTAGGGACGGATCATTCTGCGCAAATAcgtgttttagaaaatttttcaaacatatttccgGGACACATTGTACTTTTTTTCCagcgaattttgaattttcatcaagaccACTCAATAAACCAGTCTTAGTAATACAAAAAACGCACTCTACCTACGCAATACGGTAAAACGAGCTTTTTTTCGTACAAGATGCTTCGCCTAACCCCCTTCATCAGATTAAACATGAAATCGTTATTTATGAaccaaattattttggaaaataacgaagtaaaaaataaatggtgcaaaacaaacgaaaaattgAACGGAAACGTTTTATTGAACTCTTCGAAAGTAACAATTTATTAtctgatgtaatttcaaataaaaaacatgatttttaatgaaaacatttttaaaaatgcacaaaaattattttaactatgttcttgaaaattaaattttaccttACTTTCGCTTCTCATCAACCATTTAAaatgtggttaaaatttaataaattatagtaGTGGCCTCATAGTCGTGGCGCGGCGTCAGTTCTCAGGATTAGTGTAacagtataagaaaaatttaatttacaaaagctgtatttaaaataattattttttctataataaacttgttttataaacaatagtgtttttttcatgaaagaaactgagaatataatttaaattcctaaaatcgtAGAAAACCTTTTTTCCAGAAACGTATATTTTAGTAAGACAAACACCTCAAGCAAAATAAATGTTGCGAAGATTTTTTGTAAGcgattctaaaacttttttttaggtcTCAAAGAATACGAAATTTCATTCTTAACCATTTGTACAAAAATTggacaagttttttaaaacttatgcTACTAATAGACCTAATTCTTTACTAATAGAATGGAGATGAAACTGGATGAGTTAGGTTTGAGAAACAAATTAAATGGTTTTAGAAACTTTTTCTCAATAAAGAACAAAGTTTATACGAAGGGTCAAGATGAATCTAAATCTTCCTAAAGTGATAACCGACGACTTTTAGTGCCAAGTTGAATGCAAGCACCATTAAATTGTCCATCTAATCCCAGTGTTGAATTTCAGGTTTAATATTTATAGCTACGTGAGAATGGGAATCAAGAACATTCAAGTTGGCTTCACGATTAATGAAATTGTTCTGTCGAAGAAATAAACCTTAGCTGTGTCatctttcaaattagaaaaaataatctattgcaTTAGGTTTCATTATATTATCAAAATACTTCCTAGCATTTATGCAAGCATTTGCCTTTTCATCTTTAAAACTCCTGCGAATTTTTCTCGTCTACCACATACTG
This region includes:
- the LOC117181493 gene encoding long-chain-fatty-acid--CoA ligase 5 isoform X1, giving the protein MLQSYVEDYLPYLGGAAGALVLAGVAAYYTSRPSPETPLMPLDSQSRLLPGAELIRVSKFYKDSKQGKFVSYIHEDTRTLYEAFRKGAKESNNGPCLGWRENPSKPYQWIHYNETLLRAKNFGSGLVCCGLSPGPQTLVGLYSQNCPEWILTEQACYTYSLVVVPLYDTLGPDACAYIINQADISLVVCEDDKKCNLLLDKAPRCLRKLIVIKETRPATNQRAKNRGVELLRFDDVERLGAQRNHPEVPPKPLDLCTICYTSGTTGNPKGVMLTHQNVMAGVCAVILQLGDHKPASSDTMISFLPLAHMLERCCENGMYMVGGAVGFYSGDIKRLSDDMKALRPTVMPAVPRLLNRLYDKVQAELQSSCLKRMLFNMGLRAKEGEIKKCIIRKNSMWDKLVFKKIQDGMGGRLRLMVVGSAPLAGNVLTFARCALGCLIVEGYGQTECCAPITLTIQGDHVPEHVGPPVACCCVKLVDVPEMEYYATNNQGEVCVKGTNVFMGYFKDPDKTTQVLDPMGWHHTGDVGMWLPNGTLKIIDRKKHIFKLSQGEYIVPEKIENIYIRSQYVHQVFVHGESLKSCVVAVVVPDVDVVKCWALENKIPGTLSVLCANPEVKRLILDDMHTWGKEAGLKSFEQVKDIYLHPDPFSVQNGLLTPTLKTKRPQLKAYFKPQLEDLYQHLD
- the LOC117181493 gene encoding long-chain-fatty-acid--CoA ligase 5 isoform X2, encoding MPGCFSHEPIHVPLDDSEQSEAIKGAELIRVSKFYKDSKQGKFVSYIHEDTRTLYEAFRKGAKESNNGPCLGWRENPSKPYQWIHYNETLLRAKNFGSGLVCCGLSPGPQTLVGLYSQNCPEWILTEQACYTYSLVVVPLYDTLGPDACAYIINQADISLVVCEDDKKCNLLLDKAPRCLRKLIVIKETRPATNQRAKNRGVELLRFDDVERLGAQRNHPEVPPKPLDLCTICYTSGTTGNPKGVMLTHQNVMAGVCAVILQLGDHKPASSDTMISFLPLAHMLERCCENGMYMVGGAVGFYSGDIKRLSDDMKALRPTVMPAVPRLLNRLYDKVQAELQSSCLKRMLFNMGLRAKEGEIKKCIIRKNSMWDKLVFKKIQDGMGGRLRLMVVGSAPLAGNVLTFARCALGCLIVEGYGQTECCAPITLTIQGDHVPEHVGPPVACCCVKLVDVPEMEYYATNNQGEVCVKGTNVFMGYFKDPDKTTQVLDPMGWHHTGDVGMWLPNGTLKIIDRKKHIFKLSQGEYIVPEKIENIYIRSQYVHQVFVHGESLKSCVVAVVVPDVDVVKCWALENKIPGTLSVLCANPEVKRLILDDMHTWGKEAGLKSFEQVKDIYLHPDPFSVQNGLLTPTLKTKRPQLKAYFKPQLEDLYQHLD